The Synchiropus splendidus isolate RoL2022-P1 chromosome 1, RoL_Sspl_1.0, whole genome shotgun sequence genome includes a window with the following:
- the swt1 gene encoding transcriptional protein SWT1: MSKKSKKSKKRSYSSPSREDDEKKRKKSKENEDRRKSEDKYEDKNKHDSRSKHAVRHSPVHDKDSSRGRAIKKAVYRQSKTHLTNEESHGKHEGHSKSRTESQSCHSTPCSKDKPLNVGESTIVRDRISTDERPSTSVTALAIPVRHFLEKGQKTPEKPHTSDLALHPSRKDRKWIVVENSHRDPPYTRSLSSSMKARDSLRSYSVVEDSRRHASAQSFSTEPRHKDKHKAAKSTHGLDKTFTHKSRQSSPPLCRKSSEDHKSSRSTVMSRSTGTASTKEKDLVSKETKKGLCAKEKSPAENIISQSVKTSVSSARASKNVAIHTWSSVSSAPKIVKDIPHRKERVNLSCSQQKVYTLKSPEENVQPQTPRTSLSTNKASSTSKPWPVCAVPPKMHAKQSGADLPSVSCKTNSTCQASLDESCGPSSQLWCNQMQVAEQLHLARSEKRLEVNIRESYGELTCMDIDSPEEGVTATQSNEPQQDLILVLDTNILLSHLDYVKQVVSRGLEGVGHPVVLIPWVVLQELDSLKKGRGLAGSVSHLACPAISYIHNCLKNREPHLWGQSMQQASVINDGLNAENNDDRVLQCCLQYQTLYPGCALRLCTNDKNLCSKALLSGVKASSKTDLEAESSVSRRQSTHIPLLPVASSPSTTATPQQSKRPAVDKHEEVEKNIRNKCISELELCLKDVLADVLEKEMKAVYDDLWLEIVCRKPPWTLSDILQCFKKHWIAVFGSLVPRKLQDNVDDLIKFFNSGNSLPTCSVVASIRRAKEFVKAFTSRSSLVSNALSEMDNMVNTLQHGAAQLLQTPTVDESADCDVIMKEVEDYRQPALPQVSCQEVWAMFHNIWVNVFQISLEVFKALSFDPDSMQSGLPVGGPPPPQDALACLNKLSSMISQLLEAFSRVLSSGPGEDEVQNLLLVIRSNGISEEVSRVSEKDLLDCFSQQEYREKLLIGGQQLFKVKETLEACRMATSPT; encoded by the exons ATGTCTAAAAAGTCAAAGAAGAGTAAAAAGAGATCATACTCTTCCCCATCTAGAGAAGATGATGAGAAG AAGCgcaaaaaaagcaaagaaaatgaagaTCGACGCAAAAGTGAAGATAAATATGAAGACAAGAACAAGCATGACAG CCGTTCAAAGCATGCAGTGCGCCATTCACCGGTACATGACAAGGATTCCTCAAGAGGCCGTGCAATTAAAAAAGCTGTTTATAGGCAGTCAAAGACACACTTGACCAATGAAGAATCTCATGGAAAGCACGAGGGACATTCGAAGAGCAGAACGGAATCTCAGTCTTGCCATTCAACACCCTGTAGTAAGGACAAACCGCTGAATGTTGGAGAAAGCACTATCGTCAGGGACCGTATATCTACTGATGAAAGACCATCAACTTCTGTGACTGCCCTTGCCATTCCTGTAAGGCATTTTTTGGAAAAAGGCCAGAAAACGCCAGAAAAGCCACACACAAGTGACCTTGCTCTTCATCCTTCCAGGAAGGATAGAAAGTGGATTGTTGTGGAGAACAGCCACAGGGACCCACCTTATACTAGAAGCCTCAGCTCCAGTATGAAGGCCAGGGATTCCCTCAGGTCTTattctgtggtggaggactcAAGACGTCATGCAAGTGCTCAAAGTTTCTCTACAGAGCCGCGGCACAAAGATAAGCACAAAGCTGCTAAAAGCACTCATGGACTTGATAAAACATTCACTCATAAATCACGACAGTCCAGTCCACCGCTGTGCCGAAAAtcaagtgaagaccacaagtcTTCAAGGTCTACTGTCATGAGTAGAAGTACAGGGACTGCTTCTACCAAAGAGAAGGATTTAgtttcaaaagaaacaaagaagggACTGTGTGCAAAAGAAAAGTCACCTGCGGAGAATATTATCTCGCAGTCAGTAAAGACTAGTGTGAGTAGTGCTCGTGCTTCTAAAAATGTCGCCATTCATACCTGGTCGTCAGTCAGTTCAGCTCCTAAGATTGTGAAAGACATTCCCCACCGGAAAGAGAGAGTAAACCTTTCATGTAGCCAACAAAAGGTGTACACTCTCAAATCACCTGAAGAGAATGTTCAACCACAGACACCCAGGACGTCCTTGAGCACTAACAAGGCTTCTTCTACTTCCAAACCCTGGCCTGTGTGTGCGGTCCCTCCGAAAATGCACGCCAAGCAGAGTGGTGCAGATCTCCCCTCTGTCAGTTGTAAAACAAATTCTACGTGTCAAGCGTCGTTGGATGAGTCATGTGGCCCCAGCAGTCAATTGTGGTGCAATCAG ATGCAAGTCGCAGAGCAGCTTCATCTTGCTCGGTCTGAAAAGAGACTGGAGGTGAATATTCGGGAGAGCTACGGAGAACTCACCTGCATGGACATCGACTCACCTGAAGAGGGCGTTACAGCTACACAGA GCAACGAACCGCAGCAGGACTTGATTCTTGTCCTGGACACAAACATCCTCCTCAGTCATTTGGATTATGTGAAGCAGGTTGTCTCTCGTGGACTTGAAG GTGTGGGTCATCCAGTCGTCTTGATCCCCTGGGTGGTCCTGCAGGAGTTGGACTCACTAAAGAAGGGAAGAGGGTTGGCCGGCTCAGTTTCCCACCTAGCCTGCCCTGCCATCTCCTACATTCACAACTGTCTTAAGAATCGGGAGCCACACCTGTGGGGTCAGTCGATGCAGCAGGCGTCTGTGATTAACG ATGGTCTAAACGCTGAGAATAATGATGACCGGGTGCTGCAGTGCTGCCTGCAGTACCAGACTCTGTATCCCGGCTGCGCTCTCAGACTGTGCAC CAATGATAAAAACCTCTGCAGCAAAGCTCTGCTTAGCGGGGTCAAAGCCTCCAGTAAGACTGATTTGGAAGCAGAGAGCAGTGTTTCCAGACGTCAAAGTACCCACATTCCCCTCCTCCCTGTGGCATCTTCACCAAGCACAACAGCTACACCACAGCAGTCAAAACGTCCTGCTGTAG ACAAGCATGAAGAAGTGGAAAAGAACATAAGAAACAAGTGCATTTCAGAGCTGGAACTCTGCCTGAAAGATGTACTGGctgatgtgctggagaaggagatgaaggCTGTTTACGATGATCTGTGGCTGGAG ATTGTGTGCCGAAAACCTCCCTGGACTCTCAGTGACATTCTACAGTGTTTTAAAAAGCACTGGATCGCTGTGTTTGGTTCTCTTGTCCCACGGAAGCTGCAGGACAACGTTGACGATCTTATAAAGTTCTTCAACTCAG GTAACTCATTGCCTACTTGCAGTGTAGTAGCATCTATCCGTCGGGCCAAAGAATTTGTGAAGGCCTTCACGTCGAGGTCCAGCCTGGTCAGCAATGCTCTGTCTGAAATGGACAATATGGTCAACACCCTACAACATGGG GCTGCTCAGTTGCTTCAAACACCAACAGTGGATGAGTCTGCTGACTGTGACGTGATCATGAAGGAGGTGGAAGATTACAGGCAGCCTGCACTTCCTCAGGTCTCCTGCCAGGAAGTGTGGGCAATGTTTCACAACATCTGGGTTAACGTCTTCCAAATAAG CTTGGAAGTGTTCAAAGCTCTTAGCTTTGACCCTGACAGCATGCAGAGTGGTCTACCGGTGGGGGGTCCGCCGCCTCCACAGGACGCTCTAGCCTGTTTGAACAAATTGTCCTCCATGATCTCGCAGCTGCTTGAAGCCTTCAGCAG